Proteins from one Ictidomys tridecemlineatus isolate mIctTri1 chromosome 14, mIctTri1.hap1, whole genome shotgun sequence genomic window:
- the Nefm gene encoding neurofilament medium polypeptide — protein MSYTLDSLGNPSAYRRVTDTRSSFSRVSGSPSSGFRSQSWSRGSPSTVSSSYKRSALAPRLTYSSAMLSSAESSLDFSQSSSLLNGGSGGDYKLSRSNEKEQLQGLNDRFAGYIEKVHYLEQQNKEIEAEIQALRQKQASHAQLGDAYDQEIRELRATLEMVNHEKAQVQLDSDHLEEDIHRLKERFEEEARLRDDTEAAIRALRKDIEESSMVKVELDKKVQSLQDEVAFLRSNHEEEVADLLAQIQASHITVERKDYLKTDISTALKEIRSQLECHSDQNMHQAEEWFKCRYAKLTEAAEQNKEAIRSAKEEIAEYRRQLQSKSIELESVRGTKESLERQLSDIEERHNHDLSSYQDTIQQLENELRGTKWEMARHLREYQDLLNVKMALDIEIAAYRKLLEGEETRFSTFAGSITGPLYTHRQPSVTISSKIQKTKVEAPKLKVQHKFVEEIIEETKVEDEKSEMEDALAAIAEELAVSAKEEEKEEETEEKEEEQEAEEEAAPAKKSPVKAAAPEIKGEEEGEKEEEEGQEEEEEEEEEGAKSDQAEEGGSEKEGSSEKDEGEQEEEGETEAEAEGEEAEAKEEKAEEAGAKEELGKPEKAKSPAPKSPVEEAKPKAEAQVGKEEDQKKLAKEAPKEEKVEKKEEKPKDVPEKKKAESPGKEKAESPAKEKAESPAKEKAESPAKEKAESPAKEKAESPAEEKAESPAKEKAESPVKEKAESPAKEKAPEEVVSKTPKVSLEKDAKEEKPQQEKEKEKVEEEGGREGEGSDQGAKESRKEDIAVNGEVEGKEEEQETKEKGSGREEEKGVVTNGLDVSPTDEKKGDDRSEEKVVVTKKVEKITSEGGDGATKYITKSVTVTQKVEEHEETFEEKLVSTKKVEKVTSHAIVKEVTQSD, from the exons ATGAGCTACACGTTGGACTCGCTGGGCAACCCGTCCGCCTACCGGCGGGTAACCGACACCCGCTCCAGCTTCAGCCGAGTCAGCGGCTCCCCGTCCAGCGGCTTCCGCTCGCAGTCTTGGTCCCGGGGCTCGCCCAGCACCGTGTCCTCCTCCTACAAGCGCAGCGCGCTCGCCCCGCGCCTCACCTACAGCTCGGCTATGCTCAGCTCCGCGGAGAGCAGCCTCGACTTCAGCCAGTCCTCGTCCCTGCTCAACGGCGGTTCCGGGGGCGACTACAAGCTGTCCCGCTCCAACGAGAAGGAGCAACTGCAGGGGCTGAACGACCGCTTCGCCGGCTACATCGAGAAAGTGCACTACTTGGAGCAGCAGAACAAGGAGATCGAGGCAGAGATCCAGGCACTGCGGCAGAAACAGGCCTCGCACGCCCAGCTGGGCGACGCGTACGACCAGGAGATCCGCGAGCTGCGCGCCACACTCGAGATGGTGAACCACGAGAAGGCTCAGGTACAGCTGGATTCTGACCACCTAGAGGAAGACATCCACCGGCTCAAAGAGCGCTTCGAGGAGGAGGCACGGCTGCGCGACGACACCGAGGCGGCCATCCGCGCGCTGCGCAAAGACATCGAAGAGTCGTCGATGGTCAAGGTAGAGCTGGACAAGAAGGTGCAGTCTCTGCAGGATGAGGTGGCCTTCCTGCGGAGCAATCATGAAGAAGAGGTGGCAGACCTGCTGGCCCAGATCCAGGCGTCGCACATCACCGTGGAGCGCAAAGACTACCTGAAGACAGACATCTCGACAGCGCTGAAGGAGATCCGCTCTCAGCTCGAGTGCCACTCTGATCAGAACATGCACCAGGCCGAAGAGTGGTTTAAATGTCGCTACGCCAAGCTCACCGAGGCGGCCGAGCAGAACAAGGAGGCCATCCGCTCCGCCAAGGAAGAGATCGCCGAGTACCGGCGCCAGCTGCAGTCCAAGAGCATCGAGCTGGAGTCTGTGCGCGGCACCAAGGAGTCCCTGGAGCGGCAGCTCAGCGATATAGAGGAGCGCCACAATCACGACCTCAGCAGCTACCAG GATACCATCCAGCAGCTGGAAAATGAGCTTCGGGGAACAAAGTGGGAAATGGCTCGTCATTTGCGGGAATACCAGGATCTCCTCAACGTCAAGATGGCCCTGGATATCGAGATCGCTGCGTACAG aaaactcCTGGAGGGAGAAGAGACCAGATTCAGCACGTTTGCCGGCAGCATCACTGGGCCTCTGTACACGCACCGGCAGCCCTCAGTCACAATATCCAGTAAGATTCAGAAAACCAAAGTGGAGGCTCCCAAGCTGAAGGTCCAGCACAAGTTCGTGGAGGAGATCATCGAGGAAACCAAAGTGGAGGATGAGAAGTCGGAGATGGAAGACGCCCTGGCGGCCATCGCGGAGGAACTGGCAGTTTCCgccaaggaagaggagaaggaagaagagacggaagaaaaggaagaggaacaggAAGCCGAAGAAGAAGCCGCACCTGCCAAAAAGTCTCCCGTGAAGGCTGCAGCCCCTGAAAtcaaaggagaggaagagggggagaaggaggaagaggaaggccaggaggaggaagaggaggaggaggaggagggtgccaAGTCCGACCAAGCTGAAGAGGGAGGGTCTGAGAAGGAAGGCTCCAGCGAAAAAGACGAAggtgagcaggaggaggagggggagacgGAGGCAGAAGCTGAAGGGGAGGAAGCCGAGGCCAAGGAGGAAAAGGCTGAAGAAGCGGGTGCCAAGGAGGAGCTGGGAAAGCCAGAGAAGGCCAAGTCCCCTGCGCCCAAGTCTCCAGTGGAAGAGGCGAAGCCAAAGGCCGAAGCCCAAGTGGGGAAAGAAGAAGACCAGAAAAAGCTGGCCAAGGAGGCCCCCAAGGAGGAGAAGgtagagaaaaaggaggagaagcCAAAAGACGTGCCAGAGAAGAAGAAGGCCGAGTCCCCAGGGAAGGAGAAGGCCGAGTCCCCAGCCAAGGAGAAGGCCGAGTCCCCAGCCAAGGAGAAGGCCGAGTCCCCAGCCAAGGAGAAGGCCGAGTCCCCAGCCAAGGAGAAGGCCGAGTCCCCAGCCGAGGAGAAGGCCGAGTCCCCAGCCAAGGAGAAGGCCGAGTCCCCAGTGAAGGAGAAGGCCGAGTCCCCAGCCAAGGAGAAGGCCCCAGAGGAGGTGGTCAGCAAAACCCCAAAGGTGAGCTTGGAGAAAGATGCCAAAGAAGAGAAGCCTcagcaggagaaggagaaggagaaggtggaagaggagggagggagggagggggaagggagtgACCAGGGTGCAAAGGAATCCAGGAAGGAAGACATAGCGGTCAACggggaggtggaagggaaagaggaagagcaggaaaccAAGGAGAAGGGcagtgggagggaagaggagaaaggcgTGGTCACTAACGGGCTAGACGTGAGCCCCACGGATGAGAAGAAGGGGGACGACAGAAGTGAGGAGAAGGTGGTGGTGACCAAGAAGGTAGAAAAGATCACCAGTGAGGGGGGCGATGGTGCTACCAAATACATCACTAAATCCGTCACCGTCACTCAAAAGGTCGAAGAGCATGAGGAGACCTTTGAGGAGAAACTAGTGTCAACTAAAAAGGTAGAAAAAGTCACTTCACACGCCATAGTCAAGGAAGTCACCCAGAGTGACTAA